The proteins below are encoded in one region of Streptomyces sp. NBC_00490:
- the argH gene encoding argininosuccinate lyase, translating into MSSNSGDVRLWGARFADGPAEALAKLSASVHFDWRLAPYDIAGSRAHARVLHKAGLLTDDELTRMTAGLDQLAADVADGSFVGTIADEDVHTALERGLLERLGPDLGGKLRAGRSRNDQVATLFRMYLRDHARIIGGLIAELQDALIGLAEAHPDVAMPGRTHLQHAQPVLFAHHVLAHAQSLSRDAERLRQWDERTAVSPYGSGALAGSSLGLDPEAVAADLGFEHGSVGNSIDGTASRDFVAEFAFITAMIGVNLSRIAEEIIIWNTKEFSFVTLHDAFSTGSSIMPQKKNPDIAELARGKSGRLIGNLTGLMATLKALPLAYNRDLQEDKEPVFDSCDQLEVLLPAFTGMMATLTVHRERMEELAPAGFSLATDIAEWLVRQGVPFRVAHEVAGECVKAAEAEGKELGDLTDEQFAKISAHLTPEVRTVLNVPGALASRNGRGGTAPSAVAVQLAEVKANVAAQHEWATAKQA; encoded by the coding sequence GTGAGCAGCAACAGCGGTGATGTCCGGCTCTGGGGCGCCCGTTTCGCCGACGGCCCCGCCGAGGCCCTGGCGAAGCTGTCCGCGTCCGTCCACTTCGACTGGCGGCTGGCGCCCTACGACATCGCCGGTTCGCGTGCCCACGCGCGCGTGCTCCACAAGGCGGGACTGCTCACGGACGACGAGCTGACGCGGATGACCGCGGGCCTGGACCAGCTCGCGGCGGATGTCGCCGACGGTTCCTTCGTGGGCACGATCGCCGACGAGGACGTCCACACGGCCCTGGAGCGGGGCCTCCTGGAGCGCCTCGGCCCCGACCTCGGCGGCAAGCTCCGCGCGGGCCGCTCCCGCAACGACCAGGTCGCGACCCTCTTCCGTATGTACCTGCGGGACCACGCCCGGATCATCGGCGGTCTCATCGCCGAGCTCCAGGACGCGCTGATCGGCTTGGCCGAGGCCCACCCGGACGTGGCGATGCCCGGCCGCACCCACCTCCAGCACGCCCAGCCGGTGCTCTTCGCCCACCATGTCCTGGCGCACGCGCAGTCCCTGTCCCGGGACGCGGAGCGGCTGCGTCAGTGGGACGAGCGGACGGCCGTCTCCCCCTACGGCTCGGGCGCCCTGGCCGGCTCCTCCCTGGGTCTGGACCCGGAGGCGGTCGCCGCGGACCTGGGCTTCGAGCACGGCAGCGTCGGCAACTCGATCGACGGGACGGCGTCGCGTGACTTCGTCGCCGAGTTCGCCTTCATCACCGCGATGATCGGTGTGAACCTCTCCCGGATCGCCGAGGAGATCATCATCTGGAACACGAAGGAGTTCTCCTTCGTGACCCTGCACGACGCGTTCTCGACCGGCTCGTCGATCATGCCGCAGAAGAAGAACCCGGACATCGCGGAGCTGGCGCGCGGCAAGAGCGGCCGCCTGATCGGCAACCTGACGGGTCTCATGGCCACCCTCAAGGCGCTCCCGCTGGCGTACAACCGTGACCTCCAGGAGGACAAGGAGCCGGTCTTCGACTCCTGCGACCAGCTCGAGGTCCTGCTCCCCGCCTTCACCGGCATGATGGCCACTCTGACGGTCCACCGCGAGCGCATGGAGGAGCTGGCCCCGGCGGGCTTCTCCCTCGCCACCGACATCGCCGAGTGGCTGGTCAGGCAGGGCGTGCCCTTCCGCGTCGCCCACGAGGTCGCCGGTGAGTGCGTCAAGGCCGCGGAGGCCGAGGGCAAGGAACTGGGCGACCTGACGGACGAACAGTTCGCGAAGATCAGCGCCCATCTGACGCCGGAGGTGCGGACGGTGCTGAACGTGCCGGGCGCGCTGGCTTCCCGCAACGGCCGCGGCGGCACGGCGCCGAGCGCGGTGGCGGTCCAGCTGGCAGAGGTGAAGGCGAACGTGGCGGCACAGCACGAGTGGGCAACTGCCAAGCAGGCCTGA
- a CDS encoding MFS transporter, which yields MTSTLQPASTTEAVTKRPGRWLALSVLVLAVLLVAVDATVLGLATPYISEDLKPSGTQLLWIGDVYSFVIAGLLVSMGSLGDRIGRKKILLVGATAFGAISVLNAYATTPELMILARALLGVAGATLMPATLALIRNLFHDPRERSLAVGIWGATASAGTAIGPIAGGFLLEHFWWGSVFLINLPVMAVLVVVGVKLLPESKNPDPGPWDMLSVTLSLVGMIALVYAVKEAATHGFGGEAAAVALLGAGALIWFVRRQLTLPTPLLDMRLFRNRGFSAAVLADLLTILGLSGLVFFLSQYLQLVQGRRPLEAGLAELPAAIGAVAAGLLAGRAARRFSVRSVVAGGLAAVGLALASLTVIDQSTGYPLLGAALLVVGIGAGFSFTVTADVILSSVPKEQAGSASAVSETAYELGAALGIAVLGSIVTGVYRDFTGPAGTPDGAHESLGGAVEAAAGMPAQQSAALLDSARQAFVDGLSLAAGLGAAVLLAAAVAAWFMLRDQRLGN from the coding sequence ATGACCAGCACCCTGCAGCCGGCGTCGACGACCGAGGCGGTGACCAAGCGCCCGGGACGTTGGCTCGCGCTGTCCGTCCTCGTGCTCGCCGTGCTGCTGGTGGCCGTCGACGCGACCGTCCTCGGTCTCGCGACCCCCTACATCAGTGAGGACCTGAAGCCGTCCGGCACCCAGCTCCTGTGGATCGGCGACGTCTACTCCTTCGTCATCGCCGGTCTGCTCGTCTCGATGGGCAGCCTCGGCGACCGAATAGGCCGCAAGAAGATACTCCTCGTCGGCGCCACGGCGTTCGGTGCGATCTCGGTCCTCAACGCCTACGCCACGACACCGGAGTTGATGATCCTCGCCCGCGCCCTGCTGGGCGTGGCGGGCGCGACGCTGATGCCGGCGACCCTCGCCCTGATCCGCAACCTCTTCCACGACCCGCGTGAACGCAGCCTCGCCGTCGGCATCTGGGGCGCGACCGCCTCCGCCGGTACGGCGATCGGCCCGATCGCCGGCGGCTTCCTGCTCGAACACTTCTGGTGGGGCTCGGTCTTCCTGATCAACCTGCCCGTGATGGCCGTCCTGGTCGTCGTCGGCGTCAAACTGCTGCCGGAGTCGAAGAACCCGGACCCGGGCCCGTGGGACATGCTCAGCGTGACCCTGTCCCTGGTCGGCATGATCGCCCTGGTCTACGCCGTCAAGGAGGCCGCCACCCACGGCTTCGGCGGCGAGGCCGCCGCCGTCGCCCTGCTGGGCGCGGGCGCGCTGATCTGGTTCGTCCGCCGCCAGCTGACCCTGCCGACCCCGCTGCTGGACATGCGGCTGTTCCGCAACCGAGGCTTCAGCGCGGCCGTCCTCGCCGACCTGCTGACCATCCTCGGCCTGTCGGGGCTGGTGTTCTTCCTGTCGCAGTACCTGCAACTCGTGCAGGGCAGGCGCCCGTTGGAGGCGGGCCTGGCCGAACTTCCCGCGGCGATCGGCGCGGTGGCGGCGGGCCTGCTCGCCGGCCGGGCGGCCCGCCGCTTCTCGGTCCGCTCGGTGGTCGCGGGGGGCCTGGCGGCGGTCGGCCTCGCCCTGGCCTCCCTGACGGTGATCGACCAGTCGACGGGCTACCCGCTGCTGGGCGCGGCCCTGCTGGTCGTCGGCATCGGCGCGGGCTTCTCGTTCACGGTGACGGCGGACGTGATCCTGTCGAGCGTCCCGAAGGAACAGGCGGGCTCGGCGTCGGCGGTCTCGGAGACGGCCTACGAACTGGGCGCGGCCCTCGGCATCGCCGTACTGGGCTCCATCGTGACGGGCGTGTACCGCGACTTCACGGGCCCGGCGGGCACACCGGACGGGGCACACGAGTCGCTGGGCGGCGCGGTGGAGGCGGCGGCGGGGATGCCGGCGCAGCAGTCGGCGGCACTCCTGGACTCGGCGCGACAGGCCTTCGTGGACGGCCTGTCACTCGCGGCGGGCCTGGGAGCAGCGGTCCTGCTGGCAGCGGCGGTGGCGGCCTGGTTCATGCTCCGCGACCAGCGGCTGGGCAATTAG
- a CDS encoding pyridoxamine 5'-phosphate oxidase family protein, translating into MGKTYERIDGRLRTFIEAQPIFFTATAPLSGDGTVNLSPKGLKGSFAVLDELTFAYLDFAGSNAETVAHLRENGRITLMWCAFEGPPNIVRVHGRGEAVLRDDPRFKELLGHFPDIDPGLHGLRAIIVVTAETIRDSCGYAVPFMTYDEDRDLHARRFAREDDASLSAYFAKRQIATSLDGLPGLPLPLPPSTV; encoded by the coding sequence ATGGGAAAGACCTATGAACGCATAGACGGCAGGCTGCGCACCTTCATCGAGGCGCAGCCCATTTTCTTCACCGCGACCGCCCCCCTCTCCGGCGACGGCACGGTCAACCTCTCCCCCAAGGGCCTCAAGGGCTCTTTCGCGGTTCTGGACGAACTCACCTTCGCCTACCTGGACTTCGCGGGATCCAACGCCGAGACGGTCGCGCATCTTCGGGAGAACGGCCGGATCACCCTGATGTGGTGCGCGTTCGAGGGCCCGCCCAACATCGTCCGCGTGCACGGCCGCGGCGAGGCGGTCCTGCGGGACGACCCGCGTTTCAAGGAACTCCTCGGCCACTTCCCGGACATCGACCCGGGCCTGCACGGACTGCGGGCGATCATCGTCGTGACGGCCGAGACGATCCGCGACTCCTGCGGCTACGCGGTGCCCTTCATGACGTACGACGAGGACCGCGATCTGCACGCCAGGCGCTTCGCGCGCGAGGACGACGCATCGCTGAGCGCCTACTTCGCCAAGCGGCAGATCGCCACGAGCCTGGATGGCCTACCCGGGCTGCCGCTGCCGTTGCCGCCCTCTACGGTCTGA
- a CDS encoding lysophospholipid acyltransferase family protein, with the protein MTPEDPLSRFALIKAMLGPIMRLMFRPRVEGAEHIPGDGPVILAGNHLTFIDSMIMPLFCDRQVFFIGKDEYVTGKGLKGRLMAWFFTGCGMIPVDRDGGRGGVAALMTGRRVLEEGKVFSIYPEGTRSPDGRLYRGRTGIARLAMMTGAPVVPFAIIGTDKVQPGGSGIPRPGRVTVRFGEAMEFSRYEGMDRDRYVLRAVTDSVMTEVMRLSGQEYVDMYATKAKAA; encoded by the coding sequence TTGACACCGGAGGATCCGTTGTCCCGCTTCGCGCTCATCAAGGCAATGCTCGGACCGATCATGCGCCTGATGTTCCGCCCCCGGGTGGAGGGCGCTGAGCACATCCCCGGAGACGGCCCGGTGATCCTCGCCGGCAACCACCTCACGTTCATCGACTCGATGATCATGCCGCTCTTCTGCGACCGCCAGGTCTTCTTCATCGGCAAGGACGAGTACGTCACCGGCAAGGGCCTCAAGGGGCGGCTGATGGCCTGGTTCTTCACGGGCTGCGGCATGATCCCGGTCGACCGGGACGGCGGGCGCGGTGGTGTCGCGGCGCTGATGACCGGGCGCCGGGTGCTGGAGGAGGGCAAGGTCTTCAGCATCTACCCGGAGGGCACCCGCTCCCCCGACGGCCGGCTCTACCGCGGTCGCACCGGGATCGCGCGGCTGGCCATGATGACCGGTGCGCCGGTTGTCCCGTTCGCCATCATCGGTACGGACAAGGTGCAGCCGGGCGGTTCGGGGATTCCGCGGCCCGGCCGCGTGACCGTGCGGTTCGGTGAGGCGATGGAGTTCTCCCGGTACGAGGGGATGGACCGGGACCGGTATGTGCTGCGGGCGGTCACGGACTCCGTGATGACGGAGGTCATGCGGCTGTCCGGGCAGGAGTACGTGGACATGTACGCCACGAAGGCGAAGGCCGCGTAG
- a CDS encoding glycerophosphodiester phosphodiesterase, translating into MGTQNSDEQVGGTGRRALLGAAVLGASGAVLGLPGTARAGEARHGGGVKSLPVPTIIGHRGASGYRPEHTFGSYQLALDLGAHVVEAGDLVPTKDGHLVCRHEPEIGGTTDVADHPEFAGRRTTKLLDGVSVTGWFTEDFTLAELKTLRAIERIPANRPHNTLYNGRWEIPTFEEVLKWQDEQTRKRGKQVWIYPETKHPTYFRKLGLGLEERVAKLLRKYGKDGKNAPVILQSFEPTSIQRLNKLVGNPLVVLLSSATSRPWDFVETGDPRTVADLITPKGLKEIAGYAQGIGPTLDLVIPKDANGSLTTPTTLVADAHKAGLILHPYTMRNENPFLPTEYRKGTDADAYGDVFGAYRTYFATGIDGVFTDNPDTGLLARQDFVNG; encoded by the coding sequence ATGGGAACGCAGAACTCGGACGAGCAGGTGGGCGGGACCGGCCGGCGGGCGCTTCTCGGCGCCGCGGTGCTCGGTGCGAGCGGAGCGGTCCTCGGACTGCCGGGTACCGCGAGAGCGGGCGAGGCACGGCATGGTGGTGGGGTGAAGAGCCTGCCCGTGCCGACGATCATCGGCCACCGGGGCGCCAGCGGCTACCGGCCGGAGCACACCTTCGGCTCGTACCAGCTCGCCCTCGACCTGGGCGCCCATGTCGTGGAGGCCGGCGACCTGGTGCCCACCAAGGACGGCCACCTCGTCTGCCGCCACGAGCCGGAGATCGGCGGCACGACGGACGTCGCGGACCATCCCGAGTTCGCCGGCCGCAGGACCACCAAGCTCCTCGACGGTGTCTCCGTCACCGGCTGGTTCACCGAGGACTTCACGCTCGCCGAGCTGAAGACCCTGCGCGCGATCGAGCGCATCCCGGCCAACCGTCCGCACAACACCCTCTACAACGGCCGCTGGGAGATCCCCACCTTCGAAGAGGTCCTGAAGTGGCAGGACGAGCAGACCCGCAAGCGGGGCAAGCAGGTCTGGATCTACCCCGAGACCAAGCACCCCACGTACTTCCGCAAGCTGGGCCTGGGCCTGGAGGAGCGGGTCGCGAAGCTGCTGCGCAAGTACGGCAAGGACGGCAAGAACGCGCCGGTCATCCTCCAGTCCTTCGAGCCCACCAGCATCCAGCGGCTGAACAAGCTGGTCGGCAACCCGCTGGTCGTCCTGCTCTCCTCCGCGACCAGCCGCCCCTGGGACTTCGTCGAGACGGGTGACCCGCGCACGGTCGCCGACCTGATCACGCCCAAGGGCCTCAAGGAGATCGCCGGCTACGCCCAGGGCATCGGCCCGACCCTCGACCTGGTCATCCCGAAGGACGCGAACGGCAGCCTCACCACGCCGACCACCCTCGTCGCGGACGCGCACAAGGCGGGCCTGATCCTGCACCCCTACACCATGCGCAACGAGAACCCCTTCCTGCCCACCGAGTACCGCAAGGGCACCGACGCCGACGCGTACGGCGATGTCTTCGGGGCCTACCGGACGTACTTCGCCACGGGCATCGACGGGGTCTTCACCGACAACCCGGACACCGGGCTGCTGGCCCGCCAGGATTTCGTCAATGGCTGA
- a CDS encoding aldo/keto reductase — protein sequence MPFARLATATTPTCHIGFGLAAVGRPGYINLGRDQDLPESRSVDALRARTHELLDAAYFQGVRYFDAARSYGRSEEFLADWLNARPDIDDIVVGSKWGYTYTAAWTTDAEKHEVKDHSVQTYVRQRGETAELLGDRLDLYQIHSVTPDSPALTDKELHAKLAEAAAAGVSIGFSTSGPAQADAIRAALAVTVDGEPLFRTVQSTYNALETSAAPALAEAHDAGLTVIVKEGMANGRLADPYAPDALKAVAAETDLGCDAVALALILRQPWAGVVLSGAATAGQLASNLHAAVVDLDEDQLARLAGLAEEPQAYWALRGQLPWH from the coding sequence ATGCCCTTCGCCCGCCTGGCCACAGCGACAACCCCCACCTGCCACATCGGCTTCGGCCTCGCCGCGGTCGGCCGCCCCGGCTACATCAACCTCGGCCGCGACCAGGACCTCCCGGAGAGCCGCAGCGTCGACGCCCTGCGCGCCCGCACCCATGAACTCCTGGACGCCGCCTACTTCCAGGGCGTCCGCTACTTCGACGCCGCCCGCTCCTACGGCCGCTCCGAGGAGTTCCTCGCCGACTGGCTGAACGCGCGCCCCGACATCGACGACATCGTCGTAGGCAGCAAATGGGGCTACACCTACACCGCCGCCTGGACCACCGACGCCGAGAAGCACGAGGTCAAGGACCACAGCGTCCAGACGTACGTCCGCCAGCGCGGCGAGACCGCCGAGCTCCTCGGCGACCGTCTGGACCTCTACCAGATCCACTCGGTCACCCCGGACAGCCCGGCCCTGACCGACAAGGAACTCCACGCGAAGCTGGCCGAAGCGGCCGCCGCGGGCGTGAGCATCGGCTTCTCCACCAGCGGCCCCGCCCAGGCCGACGCCATCCGCGCCGCGCTCGCCGTGACGGTCGACGGCGAGCCCCTCTTCCGCACGGTCCAGTCGACCTACAACGCCCTGGAGACCTCGGCCGCCCCCGCCCTCGCCGAGGCCCACGACGCCGGGTTGACCGTGATCGTCAAGGAGGGCATGGCCAACGGCAGGCTCGCGGACCCGTACGCGCCGGACGCCCTGAAGGCGGTGGCCGCGGAGACGGACCTCGGCTGCGACGCGGTCGCCCTCGCCCTGATCCTGCGGCAGCCCTGGGCCGGCGTCGTCCTCTCCGGCGCCGCCACCGCCGGCCAGCTCGCCTCCAACCTGCACGCCGCGGTCGTGGACCTGGACGAGGACCAGCTGGCCCGCCTCGCGGGGCTCGCGGAGGAGCCGCAGGCGTACTGGGCGCTGCGCGGGCAGTTGCCCTGGCACTGA
- a CDS encoding L,D-transpeptidase family protein, which produces MRSPAVATALVSASFLVLGAVPGGGRPLPARMADTGGGTQLITAVAARTGSTTGTLTWWDLRDGQWVRAGSAKARFGANGLVEGASRRQGTSTTPTGLYDLPYAFGIKAAPDGTTYKYRPVRESSWWCQDNDSRSYNRWSEPRAKDCRAAESEHLISYEKQYAHAMVIGFNYTEPVRGRGAGIFLHVNGSGATAGCVSVSADAMRRILRWAGPGDDPHIAIGTTGGPTAITRY; this is translated from the coding sequence ATGCGCTCCCCCGCCGTCGCCACGGCCCTCGTGTCCGCGTCCTTTCTCGTACTCGGTGCCGTGCCCGGCGGCGGGCGGCCCCTGCCCGCCCGGATGGCCGACACCGGGGGCGGCACGCAGCTGATCACCGCGGTCGCCGCGCGGACCGGCTCGACCACCGGCACGCTCACCTGGTGGGATCTGCGCGACGGGCAGTGGGTGCGGGCCGGTTCGGCCAAGGCCCGGTTCGGGGCGAACGGACTCGTCGAGGGAGCCTCGCGCCGGCAGGGCACCAGCACCACACCGACGGGGCTCTACGACCTGCCGTACGCCTTCGGCATCAAAGCGGCGCCGGACGGGACGACGTACAAGTACCGTCCCGTGCGCGAGAGCTCCTGGTGGTGCCAGGACAACGACTCCCGCTCCTACAACCGTTGGAGCGAGCCCCGCGCCAAGGACTGCCGGGCCGCCGAGTCCGAGCACCTGATCTCGTACGAGAAGCAGTACGCCCACGCCATGGTCATCGGCTTCAACTACACCGAGCCCGTGCGCGGCCGGGGCGCCGGGATCTTCCTCCATGTCAACGGCAGCGGGGCGACGGCGGGGTGTGTGTCGGTGTCCGCGGACGCCATGCGGCGGATCCTCCGGTGGGCCGGCCCGGGCGACGATCCGCACATCGCGATCGGCACGACGGGCGGACCTACGGCGATCACCCGGTACTGA
- a CDS encoding HAD family hydrolase — translation MTIHAQALLFDNDGTLVSSLASVDRCWRQWAGEYGITAEEFGRVELHGRTAAEIAADLLPVEVVPEAVARIEKLEVEDVPNGGVRLLPGTKAFLASLPADRWAVVTSATRRLAEARLDAVGILPKTLVAAEDVTRGKPDPEPYLLAARALGVDPERCVVFEDAPAGLRAGRAAGMITVALATTHQAHELDADLVVDDLSALSALVTDGEVEISVRP, via the coding sequence ATGACGATCCACGCTCAAGCCCTCCTCTTCGACAACGACGGCACCCTCGTCTCCTCCCTCGCCTCGGTCGACCGCTGCTGGCGGCAGTGGGCCGGGGAGTACGGGATCACGGCCGAGGAGTTCGGGCGGGTCGAGCTGCACGGTCGTACGGCTGCCGAGATAGCCGCCGATCTGCTGCCCGTCGAGGTCGTGCCGGAGGCGGTCGCGCGGATCGAGAAGCTGGAGGTGGAGGACGTGCCGAACGGCGGCGTGCGGTTGCTGCCCGGGACGAAGGCGTTCCTCGCCTCCCTGCCCGCCGACCGCTGGGCCGTCGTCACCTCCGCCACCCGGCGCCTCGCCGAGGCCCGGCTGGACGCCGTCGGCATCCTGCCCAAGACCCTCGTCGCCGCCGAGGACGTCACCCGCGGCAAGCCCGACCCCGAGCCCTATCTCCTCGCCGCCCGCGCACTCGGCGTCGACCCGGAGCGCTGCGTGGTCTTCGAGGACGCCCCCGCGGGCTTGAGGGCCGGTCGAGCCGCCGGGATGATCACCGTGGCATTGGCCACAACCCACCAGGCCCACGAACTCGACGCGGACCTCGTCGTCGACGACCTGTCGGCCTTGTCGGCCCTGGTCACCGACGGGGAAGTGGAGATCTCCGTCCGCCCCTGA
- a CDS encoding TetR/AcrR family transcriptional regulator, translated as MAVDRDHVLRSAAALLTHKSTATMDEVAKAAGISRATLHRQFAGRDALVRALEALGIAECEAALDAARPDEGPAGDAVRRLVREIEPVAALLAFLYSENQLFEGEQNAGWTRIDERIAALFKRGQASGEFRIDLTPTWLTEALYGLLASGAWAVSEGRVAANDFHYMIVELLLGGALRREES; from the coding sequence ATGGCTGTCGATCGTGACCACGTGCTGCGCAGCGCCGCGGCCCTGCTGACCCACAAATCCACCGCGACCATGGACGAGGTCGCGAAGGCCGCCGGGATCAGCCGCGCCACCCTGCACCGCCAGTTCGCCGGGCGCGACGCGCTCGTACGGGCCCTGGAGGCGCTCGGCATCGCCGAATGCGAGGCCGCCCTGGACGCGGCCCGCCCGGACGAGGGCCCCGCCGGCGACGCCGTACGGCGACTGGTGCGCGAGATCGAACCGGTCGCCGCCCTCCTCGCCTTCCTCTACAGCGAGAACCAGCTGTTCGAGGGAGAGCAGAACGCGGGTTGGACCCGCATCGACGAACGCATCGCGGCCCTGTTCAAGCGCGGCCAGGCGAGCGGCGAGTTCCGCATCGACCTCACACCGACCTGGCTCACCGAAGCGCTGTACGGCCTGCTGGCCTCCGGCGCCTGGGCGGTGTCGGAGGGCCGGGTGGCCGCCAACGACTTCCATTACATGATCGTCGAGCTGTTGCTCGGCGGAGCACTACGGAGAGAGGAATCATGA
- a CDS encoding GNAT family N-acetyltransferase, which yields MGMSVTISVATEQDAEQIFRLQYLCFQSEAALYGNYRIDPLVQSLDSVREEVAADCVFVARLGEEVVGSVRGRITEDGSAAIGKLCVHPRLQGHGIGARLLRAAESALAEERGATRFRLFTGHRSEGNLRLYRKVGYEAVGTSKGADGVPMIVLEKPAGAYVATA from the coding sequence ATGGGCATGAGCGTGACCATCTCGGTGGCGACCGAACAGGACGCGGAGCAGATCTTCAGGCTCCAGTACCTGTGCTTCCAGAGCGAGGCGGCGCTGTACGGCAACTACCGCATCGATCCGCTCGTCCAGAGCCTGGACTCGGTCCGGGAGGAGGTCGCCGCGGACTGCGTCTTCGTGGCCCGGCTCGGCGAGGAGGTGGTCGGCTCGGTGCGAGGCCGCATCACCGAGGACGGCTCGGCCGCCATCGGCAAGCTCTGCGTCCACCCCCGCCTCCAGGGCCACGGCATCGGCGCGCGGCTTCTCCGCGCGGCGGAATCGGCGCTGGCCGAGGAGCGCGGCGCCACCCGGTTCCGCCTCTTCACGGGCCACCGCAGCGAGGGCAACCTCCGCCTCTACCGCAAGGTGGGCTACGAGGCGGTCGGCACGTCCAAGGGCGCGGACGGCGTACCGATGATCGTCCTGGAGAAGCCGGCCGGCGCCTACGTGGCGACGGCCTGA
- a CDS encoding RNA polymerase sigma factor, whose amino-acid sequence MTHDLVATLRPLLTAEASAEAHATGAEPGDLEQAVWLRLLERLDTDGPPTDPQGWLRRAVRSESRRTRRTTRLERPYETEPADDVDRTPERQALAAARGRALRDAVRRLPGRCPRLMEALLSPMDLTYREIAGELGISQGSLGPERSRCLGCLRRLLTPEVAARGARG is encoded by the coding sequence ATGACGCACGACCTCGTGGCCACGCTGCGCCCCCTGCTCACCGCCGAGGCCTCCGCCGAGGCACATGCCACCGGTGCGGAACCGGGTGACCTGGAACAGGCGGTCTGGCTCCGCCTGCTGGAACGCCTCGACACCGACGGCCCGCCGACCGACCCCCAGGGCTGGCTGCGCAGAGCGGTCCGCTCGGAGTCCCGCCGTACCCGTCGTACGACCCGGCTCGAACGGCCGTATGAGACCGAGCCCGCGGACGACGTGGACCGCACCCCGGAACGCCAGGCTCTGGCGGCGGCCCGCGGCCGGGCGCTGCGTGATGCCGTACGCCGTTTGCCGGGCCGCTGCCCGCGTCTGATGGAGGCGCTGCTCTCCCCGATGGACCTCACGTATCGGGAAATCGCGGGGGAGTTGGGTATCTCACAGGGCAGTCTCGGTCCGGAACGTTCCAGATGCCTGGGTTGTCTTCGCCGATTGCTCACACCGGAGGTTGCGGCCCGCGGAGCGCGGGGATAG